One Pecten maximus chromosome 16, xPecMax1.1, whole genome shotgun sequence DNA window includes the following coding sequences:
- the LOC117314816 gene encoding glyoxylate reductase/hydroxypyruvate reductase-like: MSKFKVYITRRIPDAGLELLNGHCEVTSWEGDDAIPKEEILKHVPGINGLLCMLTDDIDKDVIEKAGPSLKVITTMSVGFEHIDVEECRKRGITVANTPNVSTDSVAELTLSLLLLTARRLIEGVDSVKNGQWGPWKPMWLCGVELTGRTVGILGLGRIGYGVAKRVRPFGISRILYNDVCQVSHADEVGAEFTDFDTMIRESDVVIICCNLTESTKHRFNKDTFKKMKKTAILINSGRGGVVQHDDLYDALTSGEIYAAGLDVTEPEPLPHDHPLVGLQNCIILPHMGSNTWDSRIHMAETSAKNILSVKNGEVPYGLVK; the protein is encoded by the exons ATGTCgaaatttaaagtttatatCACTAGAAGAATACCAGATGCTGGTTTGGAATTATTGAATGGACATTGTGAAGTAACGAGTTGGGAGGGGGACGATGCTATCCCTAAGGAAGAAATACTCAAGCACGTGCCAGGAATCAATGGCCTGCTATGCATGTTGACGGATGACATTGACAAGGACGTCATAGAAAAAGCCG GGCCAAGTCTGAAGGTGATAACAACCATGTCCGTGGGCTTCGAGCACATAGATGTAGAGGAGTGCCGAAAGAGGGGGATCACGGTTGCCAACACGCCGAATGTTTCCACGGACAGTGTCGCCGAACTGACCCTTTCACTATTACTTCTGACCGCTAGGCGGCTAATCGAAG GCGTAGACTCTGTAAAGAATGGCCAATGGGGTCCGTGGAAGCCGATGTGGCTGTGTGGTGTTGAACTGACCGGTCGGACCGTGGGCATCCTCGGGCTTGGTCGGATTGGCTATGGAGTGGCCAAGCGCGTGAGGCCATTCGGAATCAGCCGTATCCTCTACAATGATGTCTGTCAG GTGAGCCATGCTGATGAGGTGGGCGCGGAGTTTACAGATTTTGATACCATGATCAGAGAATCCGATGTGGTTATCATATGCTGCAACCTTACAGAATCCACAAAGCACAGGTTTAACAAGGACACGTTCAAGAAAATGAAAAAGACTGCCATCTTGATCAACAGCGGTCGAGGGGGCGTGGTCCAACATGACGATCTCTACGATGCACTCACTTCCGGTGAAATTTACGCGGCTGGATTGGACGTCACTGAACCGGAACCTCTACCACATGATCATCCGCTGGTAGGTCTGCAGAACTGCATCATCCTTCCACACATGGGAAGTAACACGTGGGATTCTAGAATCCACATGGCCGAGACTTCAGCCAAGAATATCCTCTCCGTTAAAAATGGCGAGGTCCCTTACGGTCTcgttaaataa